In one window of Methanolobus mangrovi DNA:
- a CDS encoding HAD family hydrolase yields MEKRVAVVFDSAGTLLHMYRVAKEMSTGSILEDIQSTLLVAEKANRALVILRTSFEDLWQCDPDMELHDFIDMYNIDLGISCSSSPFQMDDIYGIIRQNGTKVSDVNEVLSIVKGRCPNVFYLAAGLVVDSGENIVPYVLSTGGQMYSKTSAAITHLRELGADIYIASGDDEQNLRRLASSLAIPMKDVFAVATTYDKENIVRNLKESYDFVFMVGDGMNDILALRAADMGILTSQQGDERPQVLMDAADVIIGNIIDVVNIVKNVNAPLTL; encoded by the coding sequence ATGGAAAAACGTGTTGCTGTTGTCTTTGACAGTGCCGGTACACTGTTGCATATGTATCGTGTTGCAAAGGAAATGAGTACCGGTTCTATTCTTGAGGATATACAGTCTACGCTCCTTGTGGCAGAAAAAGCCAACAGGGCGCTTGTCATTCTGCGCACAAGCTTTGAAGATCTCTGGCAATGTGATCCTGATATGGAATTGCATGATTTCATTGATATGTATAATATCGATCTTGGTATCAGTTGTTCAAGCAGTCCATTCCAGATGGATGATATTTATGGAATTATAAGGCAGAATGGGACAAAGGTGAGTGATGTCAATGAAGTCCTATCCATTGTAAAGGGGCGTTGTCCAAATGTTTTTTACCTTGCAGCAGGACTGGTTGTGGATTCAGGGGAAAACATTGTGCCTTATGTTCTGAGCACGGGCGGTCAGATGTATTCTAAAACATCTGCCGCGATAACACATTTGAGGGAGCTAGGGGCTGATATCTACATTGCCTCCGGGGATGACGAGCAGAATCTCAGAAGACTTGCCTCCTCTCTGGCTATTCCTATGAAAGATGTTTTTGCAGTTGCCACAACGTACGATAAAGAGAACATAGTCAGGAATCTCAAGGAAAGCTATGATTTTGTTTTCATGGTGGGGGACGGAATGAATGATATTCTTGCTTTAAGGGCGGCTGATATGGGTATTCTCACATCCCAGCAGGGGGATGAAAGGCCGCAGGTTCTCATGGATGCAGCAGACGTTATCATAGGCAATATCATCGATGTAGTCAACATCGTAAAAAATGTAAACGCTCCTCTCACTTTGTAA
- the atwA gene encoding methyl coenzyme M reductase system, component A2, with the protein MALFIEVKNLTLEFDGVKVLKNINLTINEGEVLGILGRSGSGKTVLMHVLRGVEEYEGISGEVIYHLARCDKCGHIEPPGKAGNECPDCGKDTLKPFEADFIKLSLHDPARREITKRIAIMLQRTFALYGDDRVITNVVNSLTEIGVNSETALSRAVELLEQVQLSHRMMHVARDLSGGEKQRVVLARQLVRDPMLLIADEPTGTLDPRTADVVHNVIAKAVKDYNMTMVITSHWSEVVEDLADKAIILEDGAIVKEGSASEVAKEFMQLICSVEKKCDVVVGDPLIKVDNLVKKYISVSRGVVYAVNDVSFDVKEGEIFGLAGTSGAGKTTTSEVLMGIVQPTSGEIQVRVGDEWIDMKKPGPECRGRAVKYMGILHQEYGLYTHRTIIDNLTESIGIDLPYELAVRKAINTLVATGFTDEKAKSILSKMSDEISEGERHRVALAQILMKEPNIIIMDEPTGTMDPFTKKEVTKSILEARDKMGDTFVIVSHDMDFLEEICDRVALMRNGKIVSVGEPAAVLAELTDEERMEAAAP; encoded by the coding sequence ATGGCATTGTTCATTGAAGTCAAAAACCTGACACTTGAATTTGATGGTGTCAAAGTTCTCAAAAATATAAACCTGACCATCAACGAAGGAGAAGTTCTCGGTATCCTTGGACGAAGCGGTTCAGGCAAAACAGTATTGATGCACGTCCTGCGTGGTGTTGAAGAGTATGAAGGTATCAGCGGTGAGGTAATCTACCATCTCGCAAGATGCGATAAATGTGGACATATCGAACCGCCGGGAAAGGCTGGAAATGAATGTCCGGATTGTGGCAAGGATACCCTCAAGCCTTTTGAAGCAGATTTCATAAAACTATCACTTCACGATCCTGCAAGACGCGAGATCACCAAGAGAATCGCTATCATGTTACAGCGCACTTTTGCTCTCTATGGTGATGACAGGGTCATTACAAATGTAGTAAATTCTCTTACGGAAATAGGTGTCAATAGTGAAACAGCTCTATCCCGTGCTGTAGAACTCCTGGAACAGGTACAGCTTTCACACCGTATGATGCACGTTGCCCGCGACCTTAGCGGTGGCGAGAAACAGAGGGTAGTACTTGCCCGTCAACTTGTAAGGGATCCAATGCTTCTTATTGCCGATGAGCCAACCGGTACGCTTGATCCCCGAACTGCAGATGTCGTTCATAATGTTATTGCAAAGGCTGTTAAGGATTACAATATGACCATGGTCATTACCTCACACTGGTCTGAGGTTGTGGAAGACCTGGCTGACAAAGCCATCATTCTTGAGGATGGGGCAATTGTAAAAGAAGGTTCTGCGTCAGAGGTTGCAAAAGAGTTCATGCAGCTTATCTGTTCTGTGGAAAAGAAATGTGATGTCGTTGTTGGTGACCCTCTTATCAAGGTAGATAACCTTGTCAAGAAATACATCTCTGTGTCCAGGGGTGTTGTTTATGCCGTTAATGATGTCTCTTTTGATGTGAAAGAAGGTGAGATATTCGGCCTTGCAGGTACCAGTGGTGCAGGAAAGACCACGACATCTGAAGTTCTCATGGGTATTGTGCAACCTACAAGCGGAGAGATACAGGTACGTGTCGGAGACGAATGGATCGACATGAAAAAACCAGGTCCTGAATGCAGGGGACGCGCAGTCAAGTACATGGGCATACTGCATCAGGAATATGGACTTTACACTCACAGGACGATAATTGATAATCTAACAGAATCAATAGGTATTGATCTTCCATACGAACTTGCCGTTAGGAAGGCTATCAATACTCTGGTAGCAACCGGATTCACGGATGAGAAGGCAAAATCTATATTATCAAAGATGTCAGATGAGATTAGTGAAGGTGAAAGGCACAGGGTTGCGCTGGCTCAGATATTGATGAAGGAACCAAATATCATTATAATGGATGAACCAACCGGAACAATGGACCCGTTCACAAAGAAAGAAGTCACAAAATCAATTCTGGAAGCTCGCGATAAGATGGGTGACACCTTTGTCATTGTCTCACATGATATGGATTTCCTGGAAGAGATATGTGATCGTGTAGCTCTTATGAGAAACGGTAAAATAGTCAGTGTAGGAGAGCCAGCTGCTGTTCTTGCAGAGCTTACTGACGAAGAACGTATGGAAGCAGCAGCACCATGA